The segment ATTTCTCATGGCACGTGAATACCAAAACCACCCAATGCTAATGTTATAGGTAATAAATAAGTGTTCAAACTCAATCATAAAGCAGATGGGATAATAGAAAGATACAAAATGAGATTAGTGGCAAAGGGTTATACACAATAAAAGGGAATCACCTACTTAGCTACCTTTATCCGAGTTATTAAGGCTATTATGATTAGAACCATTGTAGCTCTTGCAGTTTCTAAAGGTTGGGAATTATGATAATTAGACTTCTACAGTGACTTTCTTAATGGCAATCTTGAAAAGAGGTATATGTGGACAACCATAAGGCTTTATTGATTATAAATGCCTTTAATATGCatgcaaattataaaaatatataaatggcTTGAAATTGGCTTCACGGGCATGGTTCTAATGGCTAAGTTCTTTTTTGCTTATTACTGGTTTTCAAGGCTCTCACATTGAtccctctttatttatttataaacatgGTCTAGATGTCTTGTATTCTACTTTCATAACACAAATATCTTCAAGATTTATTGGCCAAAAGTCATATGAATGGTGCTAAGCCTGTAAAAACTTCTCTTTTCGATACTTTGCAACTTAAAATCTCGGATAGCGATCCAATGGATGACCCACACTTATATCGTCAAGTTATTGGTTCTTTACAATATGCTTGCTTGACAAGACCAGACATAGCCTACGTTGTCAACAAACTATGTAAATATATGTCTAATCCTACCACTACACATTGACAAAGTTATAAGAGAGTCTTACGGTATTTTAAAGAAAGTTAACcaaagccttttcttttttccttcatcaACAATATAGTtgtaagcatttttttttatgtggattGGGCAGGTATACATGATGATAGACAAAGTACAGTCAGTTATGCAATGTTTTTAAGCAAGAGCTTGATTTCCTGGTCAGCTAAGAAATAACCAATAATGTCTAGATCATCCACTAAAGCAAAAAACAAGGTTGTTGCTAATGTCACTTCTTAACTCATTTGGTTACTATCATTAATGATAGAACTTGGTCGCCCTATTGATAGCCCTATTAACTTATGGTGTAACAATGTTGATGTCACTTACTTATCTTGTAATCTAGTTTTTAAGGGAAGGTATTATTAGAGAGCAGATAGCAAATGACAACATTAAAGTCTAGTATATCTTTAGCAAAGATCAGCTTGTAGATATATTTATAAAGCCATTTGTAAGTGTtagattttttcttctcaaagacGAGCTTCACATTTTGCCTAACAATTCAAAGCTTGAGAGGAGGTGTTAAAGATATTTAGATATATAGTTAGcattgtttaaatttaaaatgattaggTAGTTTCAGATAATGATAAATTGAATTCCATTAGGAATTCAAGTCTTAACAGTCAAGAGGGTTTCAAACATGAGATTTCATTAAAATctctaaattaaattcaattcaaataatTCTAAACATGCTGTTAGTTTCTAGAGTTGTAAATGATAGAAAACATTGTTTAAGTCCACAATGATTTCTCTCAACATCTACAATATTTTATCCacacaatttagttttttctggAATTTGTAGCATAAagatacaattaaaagaaaagcacCAAACTAACAACCATAAAGACCTCTGTGGCTAATCTCATATTCACgcaataaaacatgttttaatccacttattttccattaactttttttttttgctccttTCAATTAGGATTTTAAGTTTTccttcaaaactttattttatttacgtTTCAATCCCTAAGTTTAAGTGAGGACAAAGAAAGCTCACTTGACCATTTTTtggcaacaaaaaaattaattttgatattaatggaTTTCATTTGACaagaaaagttttatttatgtgattttaaaaattcatcttGTCCGGAAACATAGATTAAGACTCAAGAGTTTTTTATTCGAGTTAATGTCTTCattttttgattgattaaatGTTCTTTTAAGACTAGAAGTGGGTTTATTAAAGTATGTTGGGTGTTTTCAAGTGTTTTAAGgtgaaaaaagttgaaaataatttatttttttgtcaaataagTCAGAACTAGACGTTCTAGCCACCTGATGTAGTTGGAATCTGTACAAGCATACAACATATTGTTTGCCACTATAAATAATGTGTCATctgctttattaaaaaaaaagttgggcaGATAACACGTCGTTTTTcctatcaaacaaaaaaaaaagagaatgtcAAGCAATCGGGTGTCACTTGCAAGCCCACATGTGCTCAACCTCCTTTTAACTTGTTAGGTCACGTTAAACCACCCAAACTCAAGTCTTTAACTctttttaaaaactcatttattatttattttaatttttattaaattaattataataaagtaatttaaattatatttaggaTGTTATTCCATTTAATACAATTTAGTTTTaacttttcttcaaataaagctatatcattttttttataatattagtaaACACTTTTTTTAAAGCCCttcatgattattattttgtttcttaattaaagTTCAGTCAAGATTcattataatcaaataattaaaattatatttaagattttattatatCAGATATCATTAAACACctcatttattttcagataagattataactttttttatatataacattaGCAATCATTTCattgattattatatattaacctACAatgtagattttttaaaaaaatgtttttttaatgaatactcaatgaaaataaagtttatattttcattataaattcttaaaatattttttttgaagtgatcattattatttttttatttcatacaaaataatgatatatgattttcaatgtatttttttattgagactttcttttcatttaatgctatttttttatttaaaaaacaatgcttctagtaaaaaaaatatttttgttaaataaaaaaaatgcatatagTTTTCAATTTATGTTATTAAACACATGCATGAACTTTTCAAttgacaattaatttttttcatgatatcGTGCTtggcctttcttttttttcattaaaaattaacttataatCTTACTTGCAGTATAGTGTAATAAGTTGGCTAGtctaattctattttatttagaattatagtTGATATTTGagccaataaaataaaaacctaatgAGTTACACACATgaataatcattaataaaaaattaaacttggataattaatcaagtataaACCTAATGAGTTACACACATgaataatcattaataaaaaaattaaacttggataattaatcaagtataacttgattgtaaataaattttagaaattaagaactgGAGTGTAACTAATACAAGGAATTACATTTCTAGATCGAGAAAAATCACATAAGAACTTGATTGCATAAATTTCTAACaattatcctaaaataaaatatgtgatATTTTTCAAGGGGCAAAgtgatatatttttcattgatagaGATATCAGgttttctctataaatagaatgttacaCCTCATATTCTCATACATTACAACAATAACTTATAGTGGATTTAAGActcgaaaaaaaaatgaaagagttAGTACTCAAAGCCTAATAATctctcttttctaaaaaaatttagtagattttttatttagtgatTCATGTGAATTACCTTTAGAGACTGTATAATTAGATGATCACTTGTATGATTTACAATAATCTAATCTTGAAGAGTTGATCATACTATAGAAGGAAGAATTGATCTTCATATAATATTTACACAAATCCTAAACAATCTTATATTATCTAAAAGAATCCACGGAACTCCTCATAAATCTAAAAGATAATGTTTTTGCTACATTCATGTATTTTAAATAacccaagaaaattaaagatgcATTGCTTGGTATTCACATCAAGTTTAGACCCttttatctttgaaaaataTGCACAAATGCTTTACATGGAAAGACACCTGCATAATTGATTGTAGGATACATCTTTGACGTATAGATCAATCCCACATTGACAATGAATGATGTCCTTCTATTTCCTCGAGCTAGCTATGTTTACTAAGTATTGGTAATTAAGGAACAAATTCACGTCCATCGATCATTTGAAAGCACGTTCTGATTATATCTTCTGTTTACATAATTGATCAAGAATGGCATCCAGGACAACAATTAACTAATGATCTCTAGTCATCTCTTCGCACTTGTACTGAGTAATGTTAAACATCAAGATAATATGTtcagaaattaaaaactttaaaaatacacaTTAGTTGTTGATCATAGTCTTAATAAGTGAGACTTACTTGTAGATTTCATTAATTCCATGTTTAAAGTGTGTTCTTGGAgtcttttttaaatcatattttattatatgagaCCATCCCTGACAGAACAAGATGAACTGTAATAATTCATGCAAAGGTACAAACTCAGAAATCAAAGCATGCAAGCATGCATGCAAAATAAAGCacttaattaatctaaatttctGCTTGTTGCAGCTGCATGAGTCATCTCTCTAAGcttaaaaattaacaagaatATTTGAATTAATCGTTCATGATATATGGttacattattaattaatctacGATGACATAAGTAACTGCGTGGATGGCACAAACCTCATATCTACTACCTGATCTTGATCATCAGGCTCAAAGTTGACGTCGTCGTTCACATCAAGAATCGGCTTCAAATTATCATCTTGCGTACTACAGTGATCATCACCATTATAGGCTTGCTTAAGCTGATCATCTAAGTAATTAGGCGATGATGATATCGACAAGTTAGAAATATCCTGCACGTTGGCCGCGGTGGCCCATGCATTTGCAGGATCTTGATCTTGTAAATGTAGTTGATTATTATCTGGATTGTGAATAATAAATTCTTGTTGATCTTGATGTTCTTGTGGGTATTGATCATGATACTGCATGACTGGATCGTACATGTCGAAAGTATCTGTAATAATGATACTTTGGCAGTCATGATCGCTCTGATGATCAGGGGCTGCGGCAGCGGCAGCTGCTGCTGCTTGTGCTTGGATCAATTGAGTCTGTTGTTGGGCTGCAGCCTGGGCACGATATATAgcaagttgatgaagaacaaaatCAAGTTCAGCCCTAGTGTATTCAATTTGACGTTGGAGTTCTCGAATCATTCGATAACATCCTCCGACGGGATCATTAGCTCGGACATCTGATTGAAAGATGATGGTACGCATGGCTTCGTCCTTCTCGGGAGGGTTAAGGTTCTTGATGATCTTGCTAATGTTGCTGACACCAAACAATTTATGGGCATTGAGGAATTGTCTCTGGCGATTGTGAGGGAAATAAGGGGCGAGAATGCAGTCAGGAGCGCACTTCCTGCGTTGGTATTTGCAAGCTGCACAAGCCTGGGTGGTGCTGTTACCAGTCCTTGAAATATTGCTCATATTTTTGCTGTTTGCTATTGTTGTTTTAGAGATGACGAGAGAATTCGGATGCGTTGCCGGCGGGGCTGGTGCTGTTTTCTTATTTAGAAatggtttctctcttctttttcgcTCTGCTGCTGCTTTTAGACCCTTTCTTTTCTCCCTGCCAACAAACCAAGGATCCCTTTCTTGGAGGACGGAGAGAAAAACAAGACGAGAAACAAACacatatgatgatgatgatgatctatGACAACCCGGCCAGAGAGAGACAGATCATTTATTCACTTGATTATGATACATGATCAGGGAGTAGAGTAGAGACTATTCTTGGGCAGGGGCGAGAAAATACTAAAGACACAGTCAAATTTAGTTAGGTGTTCAAAATCAATGTGTGGTGTTCAAGCTAAAGCTAAAAATGGAGTTTTTATCTGTATTTAGAAAGCTTTACAGGGTCAGAACAATCGCAGTCAAAATGATGATCTTGCTAATTAATACAGATTAAATTAGTTAAGTTTTCCTAAGATTTTAATTAGGACTTTCTAATTACTTCTTTAAACACAGCAGTGCATACCCCTTAACTTGGACAGTTTGCAATTTGAGAGCAATTAAACTTATCTTGGCATGCAGATGCACTTAGGGATACGAAATTATCCCTTCGCAAATGGCCGGCTAGGGTGTTTTTGAtcaagatattaatataaattatttattttatagtgtttaatgaatttatttattaaaattatttttttatttaatcaaaagataaaaaaataaaacccaaatagaattaattaaataaataaaattattcaaagctttgcgtattaaaaatattagggatacaaaattattttttaaccaagatCATATTTAATACTGcgatataaattatttcttttacagtgtttgataaatttatttattaaaattaattttttattcaataaaaaaataaaatttcagattaaattaattaaatcaaaaaattatacaaaagcttcatgtattaaaaatatcaggGATACGAAATTATCCCTTTGCCTTGAATGGCTGACTAGGGGTGTTTTTGACCACCATTAAACTTGCCACGTGGTGGCATGTATGGCAATGAGGTTGAACTATCgattgcatttgtttttaaaaggtGTTTCTGCTTTGTTTGCAATATAACTACTTCAAACCACCAATGCGGCCACTCGAGGCAtcggaaaaaattaaaaaaaaaaaaattgaatatactCTCTTTTCTGATGtgattttttacataaaacattttatatataaataaaaaaaaattatatgcatgtctaattaaataaattgaaaattatttattttaataaataaaaaaaatcattaacaataaatacaaataaaaattaaaaaattaaaagatagatacatatcaaaatatttaatcctGCAATACGGGTTATACTCTGtagtgtttaataaatttatttattaaaattagatttttattcaacaaaatgataaaaaaaacacacagatGAAATTAATCGaatgaaataaaagagaaaaaaatacttacacatattagaaatattatcaaaaaataactatattttatttttaaaaataaaactaatatatataaaacataaaaaaaaatgaatagatgaatcagaataatctcttcaaaaattaaatacatacaaattaattaaaaaacaactactatttaaaatcacaaagaaatggacagataaattttaaaattattttaaaaaatatatttttttattaataaaaaatgaaaaataaaaaaattagtttttttatttattaaaatgttaaaaaaaaccataaaattaattgattgaaataaaagagagaaaaaaatactgATAATTTTGTACTCACCTTCTACTTTTCCATGGGGCTACTGGACTCATCAGCAAATTCAAGAGCTGAAAAAAGTAGGTCTTTgtgctttcatttttctttggtttaaaattttgatgTACAGCATTTCACAGTCGTCTCATGTTTTCTGgctttcttttttgtcatttctacgttttttttcttttgtttgaaaacatggtgtaaaccatgtttttaaaatttacaacttttttatattttttttattaaaaattatttttgataactTCGTTTTTTATTGTAGAGAATTTCAGTAGAGGATAAATGTTGCTGAtgcttttgatattaaaataaaatatcccaATCACTTTTAAgagtaaaatattataaaaaaaaaaaaccaacctagATCATAGCTATTATTAGTTCATTGACATGCGCATGCCATggatcgaatttatttttttaagtataaaaaaagTACCAAGAGTACtggattttttctataatattattaaacctggACAAATAATAatgtgatttgtatttttaaaataaaataaaataaaataaaataaaattctttaaaaaacaaatcaaaaccaattaattctataaaaatcaaaacaaaacatatcaaaaagatcaattcaaataaactaaatgcttaaaaataaatcagtATAAcatcttcttttaaaaaaatttaagacgataatatatttgattgattt is part of the Populus nigra chromosome 8, ddPopNigr1.1, whole genome shotgun sequence genome and harbors:
- the LOC133702152 gene encoding LOB domain-containing protein 7 produces the protein MSNISRTGNSTTQACAACKYQRRKCAPDCILAPYFPHNRQRQFLNAHKLFGVSNISKIIKNLNPPEKDEAMRTIIFQSDVRANDPVGGCYRMIRELQRQIEYTRAELDFVLHQLAIYRAQAAAQQQTQLIQAQAAAAAAAAAPDHQSDHDCQSIIITDTFDMYDPVMQYHDQYPQEHQDQQEFIIHNPDNNQLHLQDQDPANAWATAANVQDISNLSISSSPNYLDDQLKQAYNGDDHCSTQDDNLKPILDVNDDVNFEPDDQDQVVDMRFVPSTQLLMSS